In one Buchnera aphidicola (Uroleucon sonchi) genomic region, the following are encoded:
- a CDS encoding beta-ketoacyl synthase N-terminal-like domain-containing protein: protein MKRVVITGIGIISSIGNNKEKVLNSLYNGISGIIFSKEMQKLNMRSNVWGYVELQQNHIILKKINRFMNNSSKYSFITMLEAIQDANLKNQYYQNNPRVGIITGSGCGFTENVIYNKYNMKNKYISNVISPYLAIKTMPSTTSACLSVLFKLHGVSYSISSACATSAHCIGNAFELIQLGKQDLMFAGGSEVITLELARQFDAMKVLSANFNDNPQQASRVYDVDRDGFVISGGAGMLVLEELNCALSRSANIYAEVIGYGATSDGSSMFIPSGDGAERCMKLARVNKDILIDYINAHGASTQIGDITELKAIKKVFFNENQPMISATKSMTGHALGASGVHEIIYTLLMLQHDFIAPTINIKKLDYQAKNMNIIQKVTNVKITTAMSNSFGFGGSNASLVIQKY from the coding sequence ATGAAACGTGTCGTTATTACAGGCATTGGCATTATTTCTAGTATTGGTAATAATAAAGAAAAAGTATTAAATTCTTTATATAATGGTATTTCTGGAATTATTTTTTCAAAAGAAATGCAAAAATTAAATATGAGAAGTAATGTTTGGGGTTATGTTGAATTACAACAAAATCATATAATTTTAAAAAAAATAAATCGATTTATGAATAATAGCTCTAAATATTCATTTATAACTATGTTAGAGGCTATTCAAGATGCAAATTTAAAAAATCAATATTATCAAAATAATCCTCGTGTAGGCATTATTACAGGATCAGGATGTGGTTTTACAGAAAATGTTATTTATAATAAATATAATATGAAAAATAAATATATTTCAAATGTTATTAGTCCGTATCTTGCAATCAAAACGATGCCATCTACTACATCTGCTTGTTTATCTGTTTTATTTAAACTACATGGAGTTAGTTATTCGATTAGTTCAGCTTGCGCTACTTCTGCCCATTGCATTGGAAACGCATTTGAATTAATTCAACTTGGAAAGCAAGATCTAATGTTTGCAGGAGGAAGTGAAGTGATAACTTTAGAATTAGCTCGTCAATTTGATGCTATGAAAGTGTTATCTGCTAATTTTAATGATAATCCTCAACAAGCATCACGTGTTTATGATGTAGATCGTGATGGTTTTGTTATTTCAGGAGGAGCAGGGATGTTAGTTCTTGAAGAATTAAATTGTGCTTTATCTCGCTCAGCTAATATATATGCAGAAGTTATTGGATATGGAGCAACATCCGATGGTAGCAGTATGTTTATACCATCAGGAGATGGAGCAGAACGTTGTATGAAGTTGGCAAGAGTAAATAAAGATATATTGATTGATTATATTAATGCGCATGGTGCATCTACACAAATTGGAGACATAACAGAATTAAAAGCTATAAAAAAAGTATTTTTCAATGAAAATCAGCCAATGATATCAGCAACAAAATCTATGACAGGTCATGCATTAGGAGCATCAGGTGTACATGAAATAATTTATACTTTGTTGATGCTGCAACATGATTTTATAGCTCCAACAATTAATATTAAAAAATTAGATTATCAAGCAAAAAATATGAATATTATTCAAAAAGTTACTAATGTTAAAATAACTACAGCTATGTCTAATAGCTTTGGTTTTGGAGGGTCAAATGCATCATTAGTAATACAAAAATATTAA
- the tal gene encoding transaldolase produces the protein MNQLDILKQFSTIVADTSDIESICKYQPQDATTNPSLILQAVNTDINQKFIDQAVQYAKKKGGLLKDQIINASDKILVNLGIEILKHIPGYISSEVDARLSFNTEQCILKAQKLIDLYEESGISRNRVLIKLAATWECIKAAEELIKNNIFCNLTLLFSFAQARACAESKVFLISPFVGRIYDWYVAQNLLSKSFVGKDPGVISVCKIYDYYKQHNYKTIIMAASFRNIQQILYLSGCDKLTISPILLKQLQSYPGKIERQLKLPNILLSSPNSLSEDEFRWEHNQDAMAVQKLSEGIRNFGKDQMDLEKILSKRI, from the coding sequence ATGAATCAATTAGATATTTTGAAGCAATTTTCTACTATTGTAGCAGATACAAGTGATATAGAATCTATATGCAAATATCAACCTCAAGATGCAACTACTAATCCGTCACTCATATTACAAGCAGTAAATACTGATATAAATCAAAAATTTATAGATCAAGCGGTGCAATATGCAAAAAAGAAAGGAGGCTTATTAAAAGATCAGATCATTAATGCAAGTGATAAAATATTAGTTAATCTTGGAATAGAAATTTTAAAACATATACCAGGTTACATTTCTAGTGAAGTTGATGCTCGTTTATCTTTTAATACAGAACAATGTATTTTAAAAGCACAAAAATTGATTGATTTATATGAAGAATCAGGTATTTCTAGAAATAGAGTATTAATTAAACTAGCAGCAACTTGGGAATGTATAAAAGCTGCAGAAGAACTAATAAAAAATAATATTTTTTGCAATTTGACTCTTTTATTTTCTTTTGCACAAGCACGAGCTTGTGCTGAATCGAAAGTTTTTTTAATTTCTCCCTTTGTTGGTAGAATTTATGATTGGTATGTTGCACAAAATTTATTATCAAAATCTTTTGTAGGTAAAGATCCTGGTGTTATATCGGTTTGTAAGATTTATGATTATTATAAACAACATAATTATAAAACTATTATTATGGCAGCAAGTTTTCGTAATATTCAACAGATATTATATTTATCCGGATGTGACAAATTGACTATTTCACCTATTTTATTAAAACAATTACAATCTTATCCTGGTAAAATAGAGAGACAATTAAAACTTCCTAATATTTTATTATCATCTCCAAATTCATTATCTGAAGATGAATTTCGTTGGGAACACAATCAAGATGCCATGGCTGTTCAAAAATTATCTGAAGGTATACGTAATTTTGGAAAAGATCAAATGGATTTAGAAAAAATACTTTCTAAACGGATATAG
- the tkt gene encoding transketolase, producing the protein MYLRKKLANAIRILSIDAIQKAKSGHPGMPMGMADIAEVLWRDFFKHNPKNPNWYNRDRFVLSNGHGSMLLYSLLHLTGYHLSIEELKNFRQMNSKTPGHPEIGETPGVEVTTGPLGQGLANAVGMAIAEKTLSAYFNRSEYNIVDHYTWVFVGDGCLMEGISHEVCSLAGTLNLGKLIVFYDKNGISIDGQTSNWFTDNTAQRFRSYNWHVIDNIDGHNSSVISDSIKLAQSVKNKPSIIICNTIIGFGSPNKSGTSESHGAPLGEVEISLTRKHLNWHYDPFHIPEEIYSEWNSVQKGLDLESQWNELFSLYRSKYPSLSLEYLRRMNHKFPENWNKITNNYIHFLQNNKQDIASRQASQNTLEEYSKILPELIGGSADLSPSNLSMWSDCISIKDNTSGNYIHYGVREFGMTAIANGISHYGGFIPYTATFLIFFEYARNAVRMAALMNTKHIFVYTHDSIGLGEDGPTHQPIEQIASLRMTPNIDVWRPSDQVETAVAWKIALEKKSGPTALILSRQNLPQFHRNSKQLNSISHGGYILYDSDKPLDIIFISTGSELYITLMAAKKLTNLGYSIRVVSMPSTNVFDRQDIIYKESILPSDNTKRIAIEASIKDFWYKYVGINGLIIGMKTFGASAPANDLFKKFGFTVENIVKKSIIFLQS; encoded by the coding sequence ATGTATTTACGAAAAAAATTGGCTAATGCGATTCGAATATTAAGCATAGATGCTATTCAAAAAGCAAAATCAGGACATCCTGGTATGCCTATGGGTATGGCTGATATTGCTGAAGTTTTATGGAGAGACTTTTTCAAACATAATCCTAAAAATCCTAACTGGTATAATCGTGATCGATTTGTTCTATCAAATGGACATGGTTCAATGTTATTATATAGTTTATTGCATCTTACAGGATATCATTTGTCAATAGAAGAATTAAAAAATTTTAGACAAATGAATTCAAAAACTCCAGGACATCCTGAAATAGGAGAAACACCTGGTGTTGAAGTAACTACTGGCCCTTTAGGACAAGGATTAGCGAATGCTGTTGGCATGGCTATTGCTGAAAAAACTTTAAGCGCTTATTTTAATAGATCAGAATATAATATAGTAGATCACTATACTTGGGTGTTTGTTGGTGATGGTTGTTTAATGGAAGGCATTTCTCATGAAGTATGTTCTTTAGCTGGTACACTAAATCTTGGTAAATTAATTGTTTTTTATGATAAAAATGGTATTTCAATAGATGGTCAAACATCTAATTGGTTTACGGATAATACAGCTCAACGTTTTAGATCGTATAATTGGCATGTTATAGATAATATTGATGGCCATAATTCAAGTGTTATTAGTGATAGCATCAAATTAGCTCAATCAGTGAAAAATAAACCATCTATTATAATTTGTAACACAATTATTGGATTTGGTTCGCCAAATAAATCAGGAACATCAGAATCACATGGCGCTCCTCTTGGTGAAGTAGAGATTTCTTTAACACGAAAACATTTAAATTGGCATTATGATCCTTTTCATATTCCTGAAGAAATTTATTCAGAATGGAACAGTGTACAAAAAGGTTTAGACTTAGAAAGTCAATGGAATGAATTATTTTCTTTATATAGATCTAAATACCCAAGTTTATCATTAGAATATTTAAGACGAATGAATCATAAGTTTCCTGAAAATTGGAATAAAATTACTAATAATTATATTCATTTTTTACAGAATAATAAACAAGATATTGCAAGTCGACAAGCTTCTCAAAATACATTAGAAGAATATAGTAAAATTTTACCTGAACTAATCGGTGGTTCAGCTGATTTATCACCCAGTAATTTAAGTATGTGGTCTGATTGCATTTCTATTAAGGACAATACATCAGGTAATTATATTCATTATGGAGTTCGTGAATTTGGAATGACTGCAATTGCAAATGGAATATCACACTATGGTGGCTTCATTCCTTATACTGCTACATTTTTAATATTTTTTGAATATGCAAGAAATGCAGTACGAATGGCTGCTTTAATGAATACAAAACATATTTTTGTATATACTCATGATTCTATTGGATTAGGAGAAGATGGCCCTACACATCAACCTATAGAACAAATAGCTAGTTTACGTATGACTCCTAATATAGATGTATGGAGACCTAGTGATCAAGTAGAAACAGCAGTAGCGTGGAAAATAGCTCTTGAGAAAAAATCAGGACCAACAGCATTAATTTTATCACGTCAAAATTTACCTCAGTTTCATAGAAATTCTAAACAATTAAATAGCATTTCTCATGGAGGATATATATTATATGATTCTGATAAACCGCTAGATATTATTTTTATTTCTACTGGATCAGAACTTTATATTACTCTAATGGCTGCAAAAAAACTTACAAATTTAGGATATTCTATACGTGTCGTGTCTATGCCTTCTACTAATGTCTTTGATAGACAAGATATTATTTATAAAGAGTCTATATTACCATCGGATAATACTAAAAGAATTGCAATTGAAGCGAGTATAAAAGATTTTTGGTACAAATATGTAGGTATTAATGGTTTAATCATTGGTATGAAGACATTTGGTGCATCAGCTCCCGCAAATGACTTATTTAAAAAATTTGGTTTTACTGTTGAAAATATAGTTAAAAAATCCATAATATTTTTACAATCTTAA
- the dapE gene encoding succinyl-diaminopimelate desuccinylase encodes MICPITQLAKQLISIPSISPQDLGCQEIIIKRLYSMGFTIKKININDTKNFWAFRGTGKTLTFLGHTDVVPPGKYEDWHTHPFNPIVRDGFLFGRGSSDMKGSLASMIIAVENFIKKFPYYKGRLSFLITSDEESSAINGTTKVVEYLQNQNDTIDYCIVGEPSSIKKVGDVIKHGRRGSITANITIYGTQGHIAYPHLADNPIHKSLPLILKILSIQLDHGNNFFSPSSINVANIHSGEGISNIIPKSLFVQINIRFNPETSATKIQSKIINLLNESKIDFCIKWDISGQPFLTKHGLLIKTVMQSIKYFNKNPPILSTSGGTSDGRFIASMGSEVVELGLTNNTIHKINECVKISDLKILSCIYEDIIKKLFT; translated from the coding sequence ATGATTTGCCCTATTACTCAATTAGCAAAACAGTTAATTTCTATTCCATCTATTAGTCCGCAGGATTTAGGTTGTCAAGAAATTATTATCAAGCGTTTATATTCTATGGGATTTACAATTAAGAAAATTAACATTAATGATACAAAAAATTTCTGGGCTTTTAGAGGTACCGGAAAAACATTGACATTTTTAGGGCATACAGATGTCGTTCCTCCAGGGAAATATGAAGATTGGCATACACATCCTTTTAATCCGATTGTTCGTGATGGATTTTTATTTGGTCGTGGGTCTTCTGATATGAAAGGTTCTTTAGCATCTATGATAATAGCTGTAGAAAATTTTATAAAAAAATTCCCGTACTATAAAGGACGATTATCTTTTTTAATCACTTCAGATGAAGAATCTAGTGCCATTAACGGTACTACGAAAGTAGTAGAATATTTACAAAATCAAAATGATACAATTGATTATTGTATAGTAGGAGAACCATCGAGTATTAAAAAAGTTGGTGACGTTATAAAACATGGTAGACGTGGTTCTATTACAGCTAACATTACTATTTATGGAACTCAAGGACATATTGCATATCCTCATTTAGCAGATAATCCAATACATAAGTCGTTACCTCTTATTTTAAAAATATTATCTATTCAATTAGATCATGGGAATAATTTTTTTTCACCAAGTAGCATAAATGTCGCTAATATTCATTCAGGAGAAGGCATTAGTAATATTATTCCAAAATCATTATTTGTTCAAATTAACATTCGTTTTAACCCAGAAACATCAGCGACTAAAATTCAATCAAAAATTATTAATTTATTAAATGAAAGTAAAATTGATTTTTGTATAAAATGGGATATTTCAGGTCAACCTTTTCTTACTAAACATGGTCTTTTAATCAAGACTGTTATGCAATCTATTAAATATTTTAATAAAAATCCTCCTATTTTATCTACTTCGGGTGGCACTTCTGATGGAAGATTTATAGCATCAATGGGATCTGAAGTAGTTGAATTAGGTTTAACAAATAATACAATTCATAAAATTAATGAATGTGTAAAAATATCTGATTTAAAAATATTAAGTTGTATTTATGAAGATATTATAAAAAAATTGTTTACTTAA
- the dapA gene encoding 4-hydroxy-tetrahydrodipicolinate synthase — MFTGSIVALITPMDEKGQICRSSLKKLIDYHVFNKTTAIVSVGTTGESATLSQEEHINVVMLTLELSNKRIPVIAGTGANATTEAISLTKRFEKSGICGCLTVTPYYNKPTQDGLYEHFKAISENTELPQILYNVPSRTGCDLLPKTVARLAKFKNIIGIKEATGDLSRINQIKEIVKNDFLLISGDDATALDFIQLGGSGVISVTANIAAKEMVKICSYALQGDFINARSINKRLTLLHEALFIEPNPIPVKWLAKKIGLIKNATLRLPMTPILNSTRLQLEKAIQYANISHKQKIF, encoded by the coding sequence ATGTTCACAGGAAGTATTGTTGCACTAATTACACCCATGGATGAAAAAGGTCAAATTTGTCGTTCTAGTTTAAAAAAATTAATTGATTACCATGTTTTTAATAAAACTACAGCTATTGTTTCTGTTGGAACAACTGGAGAATCAGCAACACTTAGTCAAGAAGAACACATAAATGTTGTTATGTTAACATTAGAATTATCAAATAAACGTATTCCAGTTATTGCTGGTACAGGAGCTAATGCGACAACAGAAGCTATTTCTTTAACAAAAAGATTTGAAAAATCTGGTATTTGCGGTTGTCTAACTGTTACTCCTTATTATAATAAACCGACTCAAGATGGATTATATGAGCATTTTAAAGCTATTTCAGAAAATACTGAATTACCTCAAATTTTATATAATGTCCCTAGTCGTACAGGATGTGATTTATTACCTAAAACAGTTGCGAGATTAGCTAAATTTAAAAATATAATAGGAATTAAAGAAGCAACCGGAGATTTATCAAGAATTAATCAAATCAAAGAAATAGTAAAAAATGATTTTTTATTAATTAGTGGCGATGATGCTACAGCATTAGATTTTATACAATTAGGTGGTTCGGGAGTTATATCAGTAACAGCAAATATTGCTGCAAAAGAAATGGTAAAAATTTGTTCTTATGCGCTTCAAGGAGATTTCATTAATGCGCGATCTATCAATAAACGTTTAACATTACTACACGAAGCACTATTTATAGAACCTAATCCCATTCCCGTAAAATGGTTAGCTAAAAAAATAGGATTAATTAAAAATGCTACGCTTCGTTTACCAATGACACCTATTTTAAATTCTACTCGTTTACAATTGGAAAAAGCAATTCAATATGCTAATATTTCGCACAAACAAAAAATTTTTTAA
- the aroC gene encoding chorismate synthase, whose translation MSGNTIGKIFCVTTFGESHGTALGCIVDGTPPGLRLCCSDLQYDLNRRRPGLSRYTTPRQELDQINILSGVFNGLTTGTSIGLMIYNNDQRSQDYKSIKNIFRPGHADYTYEKKYGIRDYRGGGRSSARETAMRVAAGAIAKKYLNNQHGIIIRAYLSKIGHINCPFKSWEEIEKNPFFCSDHEKVLKIEHLIKDLKKAGDSIGAEITIIAENVPIGLGEPIFDRLDADLAHGLMSINAVKGVEIGDGFEVISQKGSIHRDEITPNGFTTNHAGGILGGISNGEKIILKAAFKPTSSITKPGNTINNKNEKISIITKGRHDPCVGLRAVPITEAMVAIVLMDHLLRFRAQCNKK comes from the coding sequence ATGTCTGGAAATACAATTGGTAAGATATTTTGTGTAACTACTTTCGGTGAATCACATGGAACAGCATTAGGATGTATAGTTGACGGAACTCCACCAGGACTTAGATTATGCTGTTCAGATTTACAGTACGATTTAAATCGCAGACGACCAGGTTTATCTCGTTATACAACTCCACGTCAAGAACTTGATCAAATTAATATACTTTCTGGTGTATTTAATGGCTTAACAACAGGCACTAGTATTGGATTAATGATTTATAATAATGATCAACGTTCACAAGATTATAAAAGTATAAAAAATATATTTCGACCAGGACATGCAGATTATACTTATGAAAAAAAATATGGCATTAGAGACTATAGGGGAGGTGGACGATCTTCTGCTCGCGAAACTGCAATGAGAGTTGCTGCCGGAGCTATTGCTAAAAAATATCTTAATAATCAACATGGAATCATTATACGTGCATATTTGTCTAAAATAGGGCATATAAATTGTCCTTTTAAATCGTGGGAAGAAATCGAAAAAAATCCTTTTTTTTGTTCAGATCACGAAAAAGTTTTAAAAATAGAGCATTTAATTAAAGATTTAAAAAAAGCTGGTGACTCAATTGGAGCTGAAATTACTATTATTGCTGAAAATGTTCCTATTGGACTTGGAGAACCTATTTTTGATCGTCTTGATGCTGATTTAGCTCATGGACTAATGAGCATTAACGCTGTTAAAGGTGTAGAAATTGGAGATGGCTTTGAAGTAATCAGTCAAAAAGGGAGTATACATCGAGATGAAATAACACCTAACGGATTTACCACTAATCATGCTGGAGGTATTTTAGGAGGTATTAGTAATGGTGAAAAAATTATATTAAAAGCAGCGTTTAAACCTACATCCAGTATTACTAAACCAGGTAATACAATTAATAACAAAAATGAAAAAATTTCAATTATTACTAAAGGTAGACACGACCCATGTGTAGGATTGCGTGCAGTTCCAATTACTGAAGCTATGGTTGCTATTGTATTGATGGATCATTTATTAAGATTTCGTGCACAATGCAATAAAAAATAA
- the smrB gene encoding endonuclease SmrB — protein sequence MNKNNQDIINSKNLFRKWLNGTREIVQDTIFHSRVHKKNNTNIISKRLMFEQNAHSHYFSYRNQKKNLFKDNPVSYIRHDSAYNILKNLQAGKYDPDIFLDLHGLTQYQAQQALAELITTCQKEKFFCAHVMHGYGKNILKKQTPFWLSQHPDIIAFHQAPKFFGSDAAIIVIIEIHS from the coding sequence ATGAATAAAAATAACCAAGATATTATTAATTCGAAGAATTTATTTCGAAAATGGTTGAACGGTACTCGTGAGATAGTACAAGATACTATTTTTCATTCTCGAGTTCATAAAAAAAATAATACTAATATTATATCTAAACGCCTTATGTTTGAGCAAAACGCTCATAGTCATTATTTCTCTTATAGAAACCAAAAAAAAAATTTATTTAAAGACAATCCTGTATCTTATATTCGTCACGATAGCGCATATAATATATTAAAAAATTTACAAGCAGGAAAATATGATCCAGATATTTTTCTTGATTTACATGGATTAACACAGTATCAAGCGCAACAAGCGTTAGCAGAATTAATTACCACATGTCAAAAAGAAAAATTTTTTTGTGCGCATGTGATGCATGGATACGGTAAAAATATATTAAAAAAGCAAACTCCTTTTTGGTTATCTCAACATCCAGATATTATAGCTTTTCATCAAGCTCCTAAATTTTTTGGAAGTGATGCTGCTATTATAGTTATAATTGAAATTCATTCTTAA
- the hisG gene encoding ATP phosphoribosyltransferase yields MFENNRVRIAMQKNGRLSNDSIKLLTCCGIKINLKQKKLIAFAENMPIDVMLVRDDDIPGLIMDNIVDLGIVGENVLEEELLKRSSQKLECSYIMLKRLDFGICRLSLALPIDIIYSNIQSLKNIRIATSYPHLLKKYLDSKNVIFKSCMLNGSVEVAPRAGLADAICDLVSTGATLEANGLREVEVVYRSHACLVCKTGHINLEKKEVINKLMTRIQGVIKARESKYIMLHAPISKLSEVISLLQGAEKPTILKLAGDKNRVAMHMVSSETVFWDTMEKLKLLGASSILVLPIEKMME; encoded by the coding sequence ATGTTTGAAAATAATCGTGTACGCATAGCGATGCAAAAAAATGGTCGTTTAAGCAATGATTCTATAAAATTATTAACATGTTGTGGTATTAAAATTAATTTAAAACAAAAAAAATTGATAGCTTTTGCTGAAAATATGCCTATTGATGTTATGTTAGTTCGTGATGATGATATTCCTGGTTTAATCATGGATAATATAGTAGATTTAGGAATAGTAGGAGAAAATGTACTTGAAGAAGAATTATTAAAACGTTCATCACAAAAATTAGAATGTTCTTATATTATGTTAAAACGACTTGATTTCGGAATATGTCGATTATCTTTAGCACTACCAATTGATATAATTTATTCTAATATTCAATCTTTAAAAAATATCAGAATAGCAACCTCATATCCTCATTTATTAAAAAAATATCTAGATTCAAAAAATGTTATATTTAAGTCCTGTATGTTAAATGGATCAGTAGAAGTAGCTCCTAGAGCAGGATTAGCTGATGCTATTTGTGATTTAGTTTCTACAGGAGCAACATTAGAAGCTAATGGTTTACGTGAAGTAGAAGTAGTTTATCGTTCTCATGCGTGTCTTGTTTGCAAAACAGGTCATATCAATTTAGAAAAAAAAGAAGTTATTAATAAATTAATGACTCGTATTCAAGGGGTTATTAAAGCACGTGAATCGAAGTATATTATGCTACACGCTCCTATAAGTAAGTTAAGTGAAGTAATATCATTATTGCAAGGAGCAGAAAAACCTACTATTTTAAAATTAGCAGGAGATAAAAATAGAGTAGCTATGCATATGGTAAGTAGTGAGACAGTATTTTGGGATACTATGGAAAAATTAAAATTATTAGGTGCTAGTTCAATTTTAGTTTTACCAATTGAAAAAATGATGGAGTAA
- the hisD gene encoding histidinol dehydrogenase, with protein sequence MNHFKKIFFWNQLSADKQKKILSRPCLKKKSNIKNIVKKIIHNVQIYGDQALKDYSILFDKYDCKTLQVSNKKISLSSLHVSEDLKKSILIAKKNIQSFHQAQNLSAIDIETENGVRCQQIYRPLKTIGIYIPGGTAPLLSTVLMLAIPAKIAGCNKIILCSPPPISHEILYAAHICKINTIFQIGGAQAIAALAFGTETIPKVDKIFGPGNAYVTEAKLQVSSVFHGTSIDMLAGPSELLIIADDMANPDFIAADLLSQAEHGPYSQVILLTTCYKLAKKVLLSLNKQLKNLSRFLEILTALKNSAIIIAKDILECINIANIYAPEHLIIQTINPRKIIHYISNASSIFLGSWSPESAGDYASGTNHVLPTYGRSITDSALGLLDFQKRVLVQELTPTGLKNLSHTIEILASAEKLEAHKNAVKIRINFLKEKYEK encoded by the coding sequence ATGAATCATTTTAAAAAAATATTTTTTTGGAATCAATTAAGTGCAGATAAACAAAAAAAAATATTATCTAGACCTTGTTTAAAAAAAAAATCTAATATTAAAAATATTGTTAAAAAAATTATTCATAATGTTCAAATATACGGAGATCAAGCGTTAAAAGATTATTCTATTTTGTTTGATAAATATGATTGTAAAACATTACAAGTATCAAATAAAAAAATTTCTTTATCATCTTTGCACGTCAGTGAAGACTTGAAAAAATCCATTTTAATTGCTAAAAAAAATATTCAATCTTTTCATCAAGCACAAAATTTATCTGCAATAGATATTGAAACTGAAAATGGTGTGCGTTGTCAGCAAATCTATCGACCTTTAAAAACTATAGGAATTTATATACCAGGCGGAACAGCTCCTTTATTGTCTACTGTATTAATGTTAGCAATACCAGCTAAAATTGCTGGTTGTAACAAAATTATTCTTTGTTCCCCTCCTCCAATTAGCCATGAAATATTATATGCAGCCCATATTTGTAAAATTAATACTATTTTTCAAATTGGAGGAGCTCAAGCAATAGCAGCATTGGCTTTTGGAACTGAAACTATTCCTAAAGTAGATAAAATTTTTGGCCCAGGTAATGCTTATGTCACAGAAGCAAAATTGCAAGTTAGCTCAGTTTTTCATGGTACATCTATAGACATGTTAGCAGGTCCATCAGAATTATTAATCATAGCTGATGACATGGCGAATCCAGATTTTATTGCTGCTGATTTATTATCACAAGCTGAACATGGGCCATATTCTCAAGTGATTTTATTAACAACATGTTACAAGTTAGCAAAAAAAGTTTTGTTATCTTTAAACAAACAGCTAAAAAATTTATCTAGATTTTTAGAAATTTTAACTGCATTAAAAAATAGTGCAATTATTATTGCTAAAGATATATTAGAATGCATAAATATAGCTAATATTTATGCTCCTGAACATTTAATTATTCAAACAATAAATCCAAGAAAAATAATTCATTATATTTCTAATGCTAGTTCTATTTTTTTAGGTTCATGGTCACCTGAATCTGCAGGAGATTATGCGTCTGGAACTAATCATGTTTTACCAACTTATGGTAGATCTATTACTGATTCCGCTTTAGGTTTATTAGATTTTCAAAAACGTGTACTAGTTCAAGAATTAACACCAACAGGATTAAAAAATTTATCTCATACTATCGAAATTTTAGCTTCTGCAGAAAAACTTGAAGCGCATAAAAATGCTGTAAAAATTAGAATAAATTTTTTAAAGGAAAAATATGAAAAATAA